From a region of the Buchnera aphidicola (Floraphis choui) genome:
- the gpt gene encoding xanthine phosphoribosyltransferase — MSKKYIVTWDMLQIYARQLAYRLLSITKWEGIIAVSRGGLIPSALLARELNIRYVDTICVSSYDHNHLRDLKILKHASIKSFNESKIIIVDDLVDTGGTARIIRHMYSKATFVAIFAKPMGKLLVDEYIMDIPQKVWIEQPWDMGITYQPPLIKDY; from the coding sequence ATGAGTAAGAAATATATTGTTACTTGGGATATGTTACAAATTTATGCTAGACAATTAGCTTATAGATTACTCTCAATAACAAAGTGGGAGGGAATTATTGCAGTTAGTAGAGGTGGTTTAATACCATCAGCGTTATTGGCAAGAGAACTAAATATTAGATATGTTGATACTATTTGTGTATCTAGTTATGATCATAACCATCTACGTGATTTAAAAATTTTAAAACACGCTTCTATAAAAAGTTTTAATGAATCTAAAATTATTATAGTAGACGATTTAGTAGATACTGGAGGAACAGCTCGTATAATTCGTCATATGTATTCAAAAGCAACATTTGTTGCTATTTTTGCTAAACCTATGGGAAAATTATTAGTAGATGAATATATTATGGATATACCCCAAAAAGTTTGGATTGAGCAACCATGGGATATGGGAATTACTTATCAACCTCCATTAATTAAAGATTATTAA
- the lepA gene encoding translation elongation factor 4, protein MKEIRNFCIIAHIDHGKSTISDRLIQICGGLSEREMCSQVLDSMELEKERGITIKAQSVSIKYTSKKNKTYQLNFIDTPGHVDFSYEVSRSLFACEGVLLIVDSVQGIEAQTVSNCRKALDMNLNIIPVLNKIDLPNSNPRKVEKDIEQIIGISTKNSIYCSGKTGEGIVNLLERIIHKISSPKGNINNDLQALIIDSWFDNYLGIVSLICIKNGILRIKSKIKIMSTKKVYSVEKIGIFTPKKIYKDQLKCGEIGWIICGIRKVGEAPVGDTLTSFHSSSEYTLPGFKKVKPKIYAGLFTIQSNQFHIFKNALEKLSLNDSSLFYEPETSIALGFGFRCGFLGLLHMEIVQARLEREYNLEIITTAPTVIYRIKTYNDKVLYLDSPAKFPQYNMIKKIQEPIAECKILLPIKYLGNILLLCSHKRGIQRNLIYYGNQVLLYYDIPMSEIILNFFDRLKSKSSGYASLEYNFKSYKTSDMDKLDILVNYKKIDALSLIIHKTKLITQTRKIIEKMKTLIPRHQFDIIIQAMIGKKIIIRATIKQLRKNVLAKCYGGDVTRKRKLLEKQKIGKKKMKQIGNISVPKEVFLSILNNKTN, encoded by the coding sequence ATGAAAGAAATAAGAAATTTTTGTATTATTGCTCATATTGATCATGGAAAATCTACTATTTCTGATAGGCTTATTCAAATTTGTGGAGGATTATCGGAAAGAGAAATGTGTTCTCAAGTATTAGATTCAATGGAACTAGAAAAAGAGAGAGGAATAACAATTAAAGCTCAAAGTGTATCGATAAAATATACATCTAAAAAAAATAAAACGTATCAATTGAATTTTATTGATACTCCAGGACATGTAGATTTTTCATATGAAGTATCACGATCTTTATTCGCTTGCGAAGGTGTACTATTAATTGTAGATTCAGTTCAAGGAATAGAAGCACAAACTGTATCTAATTGTCGAAAAGCTCTAGATATGAATTTAAATATCATACCAGTCTTAAATAAAATTGATTTACCTAATTCTAACCCTAGAAAAGTAGAAAAAGATATAGAACAAATTATAGGAATTTCTACAAAAAATTCAATATATTGTTCAGGTAAAACAGGTGAAGGAATTGTTAATTTATTAGAACGTATTATACACAAAATTTCATCACCTAAAGGAAATATAAATAACGATTTACAAGCATTAATTATTGATTCATGGTTTGATAATTATTTAGGAATAGTATCCTTAATTTGTATAAAAAATGGGATTCTTAGAATAAAATCTAAAATTAAAATAATGAGTACAAAAAAAGTTTATTCTGTAGAAAAAATAGGAATATTTACTCCTAAAAAGATATACAAAGATCAATTAAAATGCGGAGAAATAGGTTGGATTATTTGTGGAATTAGAAAAGTTGGTGAAGCACCTGTTGGCGACACGTTAACTTCTTTTCATAGTTCTTCAGAATATACGTTACCTGGTTTTAAAAAAGTTAAACCTAAAATTTACGCAGGCTTATTTACTATTCAATCAAATCAATTTCACATATTTAAAAATGCACTAGAAAAATTAAGTTTAAATGATTCATCTCTATTTTATGAACCTGAAACTTCTATCGCATTAGGATTCGGATTTAGATGTGGTTTTTTAGGATTATTGCATATGGAAATTGTACAAGCGAGATTAGAACGAGAATATAATTTAGAAATAATAACTACTGCACCTACTGTGATATATAGAATAAAAACGTATAATGACAAAGTATTATATCTTGATTCTCCAGCTAAATTTCCTCAATATAATATGATTAAAAAAATTCAAGAACCTATTGCTGAATGTAAAATTCTACTTCCAATTAAATACTTAGGAAATATATTATTATTATGTTCGCATAAAAGGGGGATACAAAGAAATTTAATATATTACGGAAATCAAGTATTATTATACTATGACATACCAATGTCAGAAATCATATTAAATTTTTTTGATCGATTAAAATCTAAATCCAGTGGATATGCATCATTAGAATATAATTTTAAGTCTTATAAAACTTCTGATATGGACAAACTAGACATATTGGTAAATTATAAAAAAATTGATGCCCTATCATTAATTATACATAAAACTAAATTAATTACTCAAACACGTAAGATAATAGAAAAAATGAAAACGTTAATTCCACGGCATCAATTTGACATTATTATTCAAGCTATGATAGGTAAAAAAATTATTATACGGGCTACTATTAAACAATTAAGAAAAAACGTATTAGCAAAATGTTATGGAGGAGATGTAACTAGAAAAAGAAAACTATTAGAAAAACAAAAAATTGGAAAAAAGAAAATGAAACAAATAGGTAATATTAGTGTACCTAAAGAAGTATTTCTATCTATATTAAATAACAAAACAAATTAA
- the grpE gene encoding nucleotide exchange factor GrpE, whose protein sequence is MNMKREPLNKNDINDVNLDDCKSKANQNVNKEQVDVLNNTIINLKEELLAQKLLSKEKIKLYHNRVKKNLDDTYKFSLNNFISSLLPTIDNIEYALKLFNKNDKNLMPVFDELKIILKNFLKLLKQFGLEPIDDSNILFDPNIHQAITMKHSNDIKENYVISIMQKGYLLNGRLLRPAMVIVSKPNDKT, encoded by the coding sequence ATGAACATGAAAAGAGAACCATTAAATAAGAATGATATCAATGATGTCAATTTAGATGATTGTAAATCAAAAGCAAATCAAAATGTTAATAAAGAACAAGTAGATGTACTTAATAATACCATCATAAATCTTAAAGAAGAATTATTAGCACAAAAGTTATTATCAAAAGAAAAAATAAAGTTATATCATAATAGAGTAAAAAAAAATTTAGATGATACTTATAAATTTTCTTTAAATAATTTTATTAGTTCTTTACTTCCTACTATTGATAATATTGAGTACGCATTGAAATTATTTAATAAAAACGATAAGAACTTAATGCCTGTATTCGATGAATTAAAAATAATTTTAAAGAATTTTTTAAAATTATTAAAACAATTCGGTTTAGAACCAATAGATGATTCAAATATTTTATTTGATCCTAATATACATCAAGCTATAACTATGAAACATTCTAACGATATAAAAGAAAATTATGTTATTTCAATTATGCAAAAAGGATATCTATTAAATGGAAGATTATTACGTCCAGCAATGGTTATAGTATCTAAACCAAATGATAAAACTTAA
- the acpS gene encoding holo-ACP synthase — translation MSIIGIGIDILSIERIKNIVLKLGEKLSHRILSKYELNEYKRSSNPIIFLAKRFSVKEAASKALGTGIKNGIKFNNFELYHNKLGKPHLRLFKKAKIIAKFLNINLIHVSLSDEKFYISTIVIAENK, via the coding sequence ATGAGTATTATTGGTATAGGCATAGATATTTTATCTATAGAAAGAATTAAAAATATTGTTTTAAAATTAGGAGAAAAACTTTCTCATCGAATATTATCTAAATATGAACTTAATGAATATAAACGAAGTAGTAATCCTATTATCTTTTTAGCAAAAAGGTTTTCTGTTAAAGAAGCAGCTTCAAAAGCATTGGGAACAGGAATAAAAAATGGAATAAAATTTAATAACTTTGAATTGTATCATAACAAATTGGGGAAACCACATTTGAGATTATTTAAAAAAGCAAAAATAATTGCTAAATTCTTGAATATTAATTTAATTCACGTAAGTTTAAGTGACGAAAAATTTTATATATCCACTATTGTTATTGCTGAAAATAAATAA
- the argS gene encoding arginine--tRNA ligase, which translates to MNIKSTLTQHVTQALIDNGIKNFHDLLINNTNLKKPWNYQINGIIKIAKTLNKNSYDLAKNIASNICIHEIYQKVQVSKPGFINIFLNEQWIIKQLEKKIRSTRLDIKYVKPKNIIIDYSSPNIAKDMHVGHLRSTVIGDATARIMEFLGHNVIRVNHIGDWGIQFGMIIAYLKKNKKTIKITKNVNFNKIYQKAKIEYEKNKLFSKKVKEYTLKLQSSHKYYTRIWKNIVDATIKKNEKIYKTLNVTLTNKHITGESFYKNMLSDVVNDLKNKKIAVKHNGATMVFLNEFKNRDGYPMGVIIQKKDGAFLYSTTDLACLKYRCEILQADQILYYIDVRQDQYLKQIIEIGKRAGYISNNLEIKHHMFGMILSEDNQPFKTRSGKNIKLSTLLNEAIKRAKIIAKKKNPAISVEKLNYLSKKIGIGAVKYFDLSKNRTTNYIFNWNNILSFNGNTAPYIQYAYTRILSIFKKLKVSMLNLKGKIQLTEMYEKRLGLKLLQFEEVILETSNKGMPHMICRYLYELSTIFSHFYENCPISLSKNINIRYSRLILAFLTARTLKRGLNIIGISTINYM; encoded by the coding sequence ATGAATATAAAATCAACATTAACTCAACATGTTACTCAAGCTTTAATAGATAATGGAATAAAAAATTTCCATGACCTTTTAATCAATAATACTAATTTGAAAAAACCATGGAATTATCAAATTAATGGAATAATTAAAATAGCTAAAACATTAAATAAAAATTCTTATGACCTCGCCAAAAATATTGCTTCTAATATTTGTATACATGAAATATATCAAAAGGTTCAAGTTTCTAAACCTGGATTTATTAATATCTTTTTAAATGAACAGTGGATAATTAAACAATTAGAAAAAAAAATAAGATCAACACGACTAGATATTAAATATGTCAAACCTAAAAATATTATTATAGATTATTCATCCCCAAATATAGCAAAAGACATGCATGTGGGTCATTTACGTTCTACAGTTATAGGGGATGCTACAGCTAGAATTATGGAATTTCTTGGACACAACGTTATAAGAGTAAATCATATCGGAGATTGGGGTATACAATTTGGAATGATAATAGCTTATTTAAAAAAAAACAAAAAAACAATAAAAATTACTAAGAACGTAAATTTTAATAAAATATATCAAAAAGCAAAAATAGAGTACGAAAAAAATAAATTGTTTTCAAAAAAAGTAAAAGAATACACTTTAAAACTACAATCTTCACATAAATATTATACAAGAATTTGGAAAAATATTGTTGATGCTACCATTAAAAAAAACGAAAAAATTTATAAAACGCTAAATGTGACTTTAACTAACAAACACATTACAGGAGAAAGTTTTTATAAAAATATGTTATCTGATGTTGTAAACGATCTTAAAAATAAAAAAATTGCAGTGAAACATAACGGAGCAACAATGGTTTTTTTAAACGAATTTAAAAATAGAGACGGGTATCCAATGGGAGTCATTATTCAAAAAAAGGACGGAGCTTTTCTTTATTCTACAACTGATTTAGCATGTTTAAAATATCGTTGTGAAATACTTCAAGCTGATCAAATTTTGTATTATATTGATGTTCGACAAGATCAATATTTAAAACAAATAATAGAAATAGGAAAACGAGCTGGATATATATCTAATAATTTAGAAATTAAACATCATATGTTTGGTATGATATTATCTGAAGATAATCAACCTTTTAAAACTCGATCCGGAAAAAATATAAAATTGTCTACTTTACTAAATGAAGCAATAAAACGAGCTAAAATCATTGCAAAGAAAAAAAATCCTGCAATTTCTGTAGAAAAACTGAACTACTTATCTAAAAAAATAGGAATTGGAGCAGTAAAATATTTTGATTTATCTAAAAATAGAACAACTAACTATATCTTCAATTGGAATAATATATTATCATTTAATGGTAATACAGCCCCTTATATTCAATATGCATATACTAGAATATTATCAATATTTAAAAAATTAAAAGTTTCAATGCTAAATTTAAAAGGAAAAATTCAACTTACAGAAATGTATGAAAAAAGACTTGGTTTAAAATTATTACAATTTGAAGAAGTAATTTTAGAAACTTCTAATAAAGGAATGCCTCATATGATATGTAGATATTTATATGAACTTTCAACAATTTTTTCACATTTCTACGAAAACTGTCCTATATCATTATCTAAGAATATTAATATCCGATATAGTAGATTAATTTTAGCATTTTTAACTGCAAGAACATTAAAAAGAGGTTTAAATATTATTGGAATTTCAACAATCAATTATATGTAA
- the rnhA gene encoding ribonuclease HI, which produces MSKFVKIFSDGSCLGNPGPGGYSSIIQYKNHEIIISSGFYFTTNNRMELMGVIKALEKLKKPCIIEIIIDSQYVKKGISLWIKNWERNQWKTKKNKIVKNIDLWFQLNMMSRLHNINWNWVKGHSGHIENEKCNTLAQRSAKYPTLEDIGYIC; this is translated from the coding sequence GTGTCCAAATTTGTTAAAATATTTTCAGATGGATCGTGTTTAGGAAATCCTGGGCCGGGAGGGTACAGTTCAATAATTCAATATAAAAATCATGAAATAATTATCAGTTCAGGTTTTTATTTTACTACAAATAATCGAATGGAATTAATGGGAGTGATAAAAGCTTTAGAAAAACTTAAAAAACCATGTATAATTGAAATAATAATTGATAGTCAATATGTAAAAAAAGGAATATCATTATGGATAAAAAATTGGGAACGAAACCAATGGAAAACTAAAAAAAATAAAATAGTCAAAAATATTGATTTATGGTTTCAATTAAATATGATGTCACGTTTACACAATATAAACTGGAATTGGGTAAAAGGGCATTCAGGACATATAGAAAACGAAAAATGTAATACTTTAGCTCAGCGTTCTGCTAAATACCCTACTTTAGAAGATATTGGATACATTTGTTAA
- the gloB gene encoding hydroxyacylglutathione hydrolase, protein MQIKHIPILLDNYVWIIINHHNHCIIVDPGCHIPIINEIKKLNIHPIAILVTHHHDDHVKGIKKLLEIYPKLLVYGPKETCIFGTNRICSDNDCIHILNYTFKVLSTPGHTSSHISYYKNPHLFCGDTLFSGGCGKIENGMTLKMYSSLKKIMCLPNSTKIYCSHEYTLNNLKFSASIFLNKEVLEFYKKIKNMRLNNKCSLPSNLEIEKKINPFLNLDKLEIQNATGIHKDLMFKLNILSQLRKIKERYKY, encoded by the coding sequence ATGCAAATCAAACATATTCCTATACTGCTTGACAACTACGTTTGGATTATCATAAATCATCATAATCATTGTATTATTGTTGATCCAGGATGTCATATACCAATTATTAATGAAATTAAAAAACTTAATATCCACCCTATAGCTATCCTAGTCACACACCATCATGATGATCATGTTAAAGGTATTAAAAAATTATTAGAAATTTATCCTAAATTATTAGTTTACGGGCCAAAAGAAACTTGCATATTTGGTACAAATAGAATATGTTCAGATAATGACTGCATTCATATTTTAAATTATACATTTAAAGTTTTATCAACTCCAGGACATACTTCTAGTCATATTTCTTACTATAAAAACCCACATTTATTTTGTGGAGATACATTATTTTCAGGGGGATGTGGAAAAATAGAAAATGGAATGACACTAAAAATGTATAGTTCACTTAAAAAAATTATGTGCCTTCCTAATAGTACTAAAATTTACTGCTCACATGAATATACACTAAATAATTTGAAATTTTCTGCTTCTATTTTTTTAAACAAAGAAGTTCTTGAATTTTATAAAAAAATAAAAAACATGCGTCTAAATAATAAATGTTCACTTCCTAGCAATTTAGAAATAGAAAAAAAAATTAATCCATTTCTAAATTTAGACAAATTAGAAATTCAAAATGCAACAGGAATTCATAAAGACTTAATGTTTAAATTAAATATACTGTCGCAATTAAGGAAAATTAAAGAAAGGTATAAATATTAA
- the rnc gene encoding ribonuclease III: MNHNVVRKLQKTLGYTFTKKNLLVQALTHRSANSKHNERLEFLGDSILSFVIANALYHYFPNVNEGDMSRMRATLVRGNTLAKIAHEFNLGHYLQLGQGELKSGGFRRESILANTIEALIGSIFLDSNLRTVEKLILKWYKKRLERISPGDTQKDPKTRLQEYLQSKHLPLPEYLVEQVYGEAHNQLFTIYCEITGMHEKFIGIGSSRRKAEQEAAQSALIKLGLE; encoded by the coding sequence ATGAATCATAATGTAGTACGAAAATTACAAAAGACTTTAGGATATACTTTTACTAAAAAAAATTTATTAGTTCAAGCGTTAACTCATAGAAGTGCGAATAGCAAACATAATGAAAGACTTGAATTTTTAGGAGATTCTATTTTAAGTTTTGTAATAGCTAATGCTCTTTACCACTATTTCCCTAATGTTAATGAAGGAGATATGAGCCGAATGCGAGCTACTTTAGTTAGAGGCAATACCTTAGCAAAAATAGCACATGAATTTAATTTAGGTCATTACTTACAATTAGGACAAGGAGAACTAAAAAGTGGAGGCTTTAGAAGAGAATCAATATTAGCAAATACCATAGAAGCACTTATTGGTAGTATATTTTTAGATAGTAATTTAAGAACAGTAGAAAAATTAATTTTAAAATGGTATAAAAAAAGGCTAGAAAGAATCAGTCCTGGGGATACTCAAAAAGATCCAAAAACAAGATTGCAAGAGTATTTACAATCAAAACATTTGCCATTACCTGAATATTTAGTAGAACAAGTATATGGAGAAGCACACAACCAATTATTTACTATTTATTGCGAAATTACTGGGATGCATGAAAAGTTCATTGGAATTGGTTCTAGCAGAAGAAAAGCAGAACAAGAAGCCGCACAAAGTGCATTAATTAAGTTGGGGTTAGAGTGA
- the era gene encoding GTPase Era, protein MKDKINHCGTIIIVGKPNVGKSTIINKLIKSKISIVSKKPNTTQNNIIGIQNDKGFQAIYTDTPGISYKYTNYINTTKYHYINKICNTAELVLLVLNKTNWTLEDDLVLNTIKKNNTPIIAIINKNDKILKKTILLPYIELLRKKYSFQDILPISGKTGENIDILSKIVKKFLPISKPKFSPNQIINHSLYFHVKEIIREKFIFYLGKELPYSIKIYIENINFLKKKTYIIEAIIIVNNSQHKKIIIGHKGKKIKLCGSIARRELERYFKKSVYLSLFVRKDSRYKLY, encoded by the coding sequence GTGAAAGACAAAATAAACCATTGCGGGACAATTATAATTGTTGGAAAACCAAATGTAGGAAAATCAACGATAATTAACAAATTAATAAAATCTAAAATATCTATAGTTTCTAAAAAACCAAATACTACTCAAAATAACATTATTGGAATTCAAAACGATAAAGGTTTTCAAGCAATTTATACAGATACACCTGGAATATCATACAAATATACAAATTATATTAATACAACAAAATACCATTATATTAATAAAATATGTAATACTGCAGAATTAGTATTATTAGTTTTAAATAAAACTAATTGGACATTAGAAGACGATTTAGTTTTAAATACTATAAAAAAAAATAATACTCCTATAATAGCCATTATCAATAAAAACGACAAAATTTTAAAAAAAACAATTCTATTACCTTATATAGAATTACTAAGAAAGAAATATTCGTTTCAAGATATTTTACCTATTTCAGGGAAAACTGGGGAAAATATTGATATTTTATCGAAAATAGTTAAAAAATTTTTACCTATTTCTAAACCAAAATTTTCACCTAATCAAATAATAAATCATAGTTTATACTTTCATGTTAAAGAAATCATTAGAGAAAAATTTATATTTTATTTAGGAAAAGAACTTCCTTATTCAATCAAAATTTACATTGAAAATATTAATTTTTTGAAAAAAAAAACTTATATTATAGAAGCTATAATAATTGTTAATAATAGCCAACATAAAAAAATTATTATCGGACATAAAGGGAAAAAAATAAAATTATGTGGTAGTATAGCTAGAAGAGAATTAGAGCGATACTTTAAAAAATCAGTATATCTTTCACTTTTTGTGCGAAAAGATTCACGATACAAACTTTATTAA
- the tadA gene encoding tRNA adenosine(34) deaminase TadA, which yields MNKNDIYFMKYAIKFAKLAEIKEEVPVGAVLVLNNKIIGKGSNSSISKHDPTAHAEVIALRIGGLYLKNYRLLSTTLYVTLEPCFMCYGAIIHSRISRLVFGTSYNNKSNYNFIKSNVLKHIKKNKIIITENVLEQECTSILQKFFKNRRKNNYL from the coding sequence ATGAATAAAAATGATATATATTTTATGAAATACGCTATTAAGTTTGCTAAATTGGCTGAGATAAAAGAAGAAGTTCCTGTTGGAGCAGTTCTAGTTTTAAATAATAAAATTATTGGAAAAGGTTCAAATAGTTCTATTTCTAAACATGATCCTACTGCTCATGCTGAAGTAATAGCATTACGTATAGGAGGATTATACTTAAAAAATTATCGTTTATTAAGTACAACATTATATGTAACATTAGAACCATGTTTTATGTGTTATGGAGCGATTATACATAGTAGAATTTCTCGATTAGTATTTGGAACAAGTTATAATAATAAAAGTAATTATAACTTTATAAAAAGTAATGTTTTAAAACATATAAAAAAAAATAAAATAATAATTACAGAAAACGTTTTAGAGCAAGAGTGTACAAGTATATTACAAAAATTTTTTAAAAATAGAAGAAAAAATAATTATTTATAA
- the lepB gene encoding signal peptidase I — MFPIFFIVFLIRSFVYEPFQIPSRSMMPTLLVGDFILVQKFAYGIKNPITHNTLININHPKRGEIIVFKHPNNKHLNYIKRVIGLPGDKITYDSYTKNLIIQFKDTQKKHHTTTLFFSHIYSKPSNFIQKFENNSKLIPFNSFFNNQKQTNKNTFRLNICTEKLEKLIYKILFSKEIIDEDIMYFKQSNQKRGTWVVPKNMYFVMGDNRDNSLDSRYWGFVPETNLIGKATIIWMSFKKEENSWPKGIRINRIGSIY; from the coding sequence TTGTTTCCTATTTTTTTCATAGTATTTTTAATTCGTTCTTTTGTATATGAACCTTTTCAAATTCCATCTAGATCAATGATGCCTACTCTATTAGTAGGAGATTTTATATTAGTACAAAAGTTTGCTTATGGAATTAAAAATCCTATCACTCATAATACATTAATTAATATAAACCATCCTAAACGTGGTGAAATAATAGTTTTTAAGCATCCAAACAATAAACATTTAAATTATATTAAACGAGTAATTGGGCTACCTGGAGATAAAATTACTTATGATTCATATACTAAAAATTTAATTATACAATTTAAAGATACTCAAAAAAAACATCATACAACAACATTATTTTTTTCTCATATTTATTCAAAACCAAGCAATTTTATTCAAAAATTTGAGAACAATTCAAAATTAATCCCTTTTAACAGCTTTTTTAATAATCAAAAACAAACAAATAAAAATACCTTTCGTTTAAATATATGCACAGAAAAATTAGAAAAATTAATATATAAAATATTATTTTCTAAAGAAATAATAGACGAAGATATTATGTATTTTAAACAATCTAATCAAAAAAGAGGAACGTGGGTTGTACCAAAAAATATGTATTTTGTCATGGGCGATAATAGAGATAACAGTTTAGATAGTCGTTATTGGGGCTTTGTTCCAGAAACGAATTTAATAGGAAAAGCTACTATCATATGGATGAGCTTCAAAAAAGAAGAAAATAGTTGGCCAAAAGGAATTCGAATAAATCGAATTGGAAGTATATATTAA
- the smpB gene encoding SsrA-binding protein SmpB produces the protein MINKKLNHSIVNIAVNRKAKHKYFIEDTLEAGLVLLGWEVKAFKSGHVNISDSYISFNLGEVYLIGSQFSALHTTNLHTLRNFSRHRKVLLNKNENVFLYNKVYKSGYTAIVLSFFLKNNWCKMNIAVAKGKTQFEKREAEKKSQWKLEKNRIMKKQINRCN, from the coding sequence ATGATAAATAAAAAACTAAATCATTCAATCGTAAATATTGCTGTTAATAGAAAAGCAAAGCATAAGTATTTTATAGAAGATACTTTAGAAGCAGGTTTAGTACTATTAGGTTGGGAAGTTAAAGCATTTAAATCAGGTCATGTAAATATTAGTGATAGTTATATTTCTTTCAATTTAGGCGAAGTTTATTTAATTGGATCACAATTTAGCGCTCTTCATACTACTAATTTGCATACTTTACGTAATTTTTCTAGACATCGAAAAGTATTATTAAATAAAAACGAGAACGTTTTTTTATATAATAAAGTTTATAAAAGTGGTTATACAGCTATAGTTTTATCATTTTTTTTAAAAAATAATTGGTGCAAAATGAATATAGCTGTTGCAAAAGGAAAAACACAATTTGAAAAACGTGAAGCAGAAAAGAAATCTCAATGGAAACTAGAAAAAAATAGAATTATGAAAAAACAAATTAATCGTTGTAATTGA
- the dnaQ gene encoding DNA polymerase III subunit epsilon, which produces MKKNNRKIVLDLETTGMNFTGCFYKNHRIIEIGAIEIINNNITGNNFHSYVYPNRLIDDTAFKIHGISNDFLIGQPKFSEISKEFLEYINTSDLIIHNAKFDIGFINYELSMLNLDIKNVSKRCNVIDTLVMARRIFPGKKNTLDALCSRYKINTRNRNVHSAIYDAKLLSKVYMFMTNFQESLPFLNNKSTNNYHKKEVYYSKYMQTKVIFATDYENIIHKKYLKYMLKKTGKCIWVEK; this is translated from the coding sequence ATGAAAAAAAATAATAGAAAAATTGTTTTAGATCTTGAAACAACTGGTATGAATTTTACTGGTTGTTTTTATAAAAATCATAGAATTATTGAAATTGGGGCAATAGAAATTATTAACAATAATATCACAGGAAATAATTTTCATTCGTATGTTTACCCTAATAGATTAATAGATGATACTGCTTTTAAAATTCATGGTATTTCTAATGATTTTCTTATAGGTCAACCAAAATTTTCTGAAATATCTAAAGAGTTTTTAGAATATATTAATACTTCTGATTTAATTATTCATAATGCTAAATTTGATATTGGTTTTATTAACTATGAATTAAGTATGTTGAATTTAGATATTAAAAACGTTTCAAAACGCTGTAACGTTATTGATACACTAGTAATGGCACGTAGAATATTTCCTGGAAAAAAAAATACTTTAGATGCTTTGTGTTCTCGATATAAAATTAATACTAGAAATCGAAACGTTCATAGTGCTATTTATGATGCTAAATTATTATCTAAAGTATATATGTTTATGACTAATTTTCAAGAGTCTTTACCTTTTTTAAATAATAAAAGCACTAATAATTATCATAAAAAAGAAGTTTATTATTCAAAATATATGCAAACAAAAGTTATATTTGCAACTGATTATGAAAATATTATCCATAAGAAATATCTAAAATATATGCTTAAAAAGACGGGAAAGTGTATTTGGGTAGAAAAGTAA
- a CDS encoding RnfH family protein, with translation MKPIKIVVIYALKDQQYIKKIILKHRISVEKAILLSKIVDTKIIDIRQNNVGIYGKIVNLTDLVNHRDRIEIYRPLLINPRELRRKKILLRKI, from the coding sequence ATGAAACCAATTAAAATTGTTGTTATATATGCTTTAAAAGATCAACAATATATAAAGAAAATTATATTAAAACATAGAATTTCTGTAGAGAAAGCAATACTACTTTCTAAAATTGTTGATACAAAAATAATAGATATAAGACAAAATAATGTAGGTATTTATGGGAAAATAGTTAACTTAACAGATCTTGTAAACCATAGAGATCGAATTGAAATTTATAGACCACTATTAATAAATCCAAGAGAGTTAAGACGAAAAAAAATCTTATTAAGAAAAATATAA